The genomic window ttacagcacagctacactcacagataactgagcctcctacctgcctgtcaaacaccatcaacccacaaaccttctccagtccggactgagtggagtcctgcggggtgaagctgtgaaggctgcgagcggagctagctgctaacagccaccgctgcaactaacaaactccactgAACCATAGATTTAGTTTTCATTATTCCAAGATCTATATTTAGCTCgtcattgtcttgttttcatcatggaaaaaaCGTCGTTGACGaaacattttcatcatagttttcATCAGTGAAATCATCACTGTGTCACCACTGGACCTATTTTCAGGATAAACTGAACTTATTGGACAGTTGAGTCGCGTACGGACTGATATCAGCACCCTGAGGCTCCGGTTGTTGATGTAGTTTCACATATTCTGTTTGTCAGCACCCGTCACAACAACCCCCaccagacagagaggaagtgatgtcaccTCGTGGAtaggaagtgatgtcacaggcgACCATACCACAGAGTCCATGGTGACACTGGCTCAGGAGGTGAGTTTGAGAGTAAGTACATACGGTGGCCCTGAAAGCTCAAACTCACTCGtgcaaataaagaaaacaaagtcatcattttaacatgtttagaaaaaaaacacagtagaagaaacaaaacagcagaaaatagTTTTTAAAACTGTTCAATTCAGTTACTGATCTTCAGTGGGACTCGCAGCACTTCAGTGTGttgttttctgtatttgcagtgtTTGCATGATCCTTCAGGGCCACCGTACTTTCATAGTGCTGACTCAAACACTGCATTTCCCACAGacttattgtttcttatctgtgaaattaaagtaaatcaaagctttgtttccactgagggaaatggtttcagcttacggagacagacaggaggtctgcgtcactgtgacgtggAGTTACATCTCGTTGTAATCatacgcttggtcagtgacttgtggcgtcagaaaccaacgaaaaaaggcatcctttaacgtcagtGGATGGATCTAACAACCATCGACTTTCACCTGAAAGAGCGGTGCttgattctaaagccaaaccatgtttttttttctcctatacgtaaccacgtgtgtgttcaaggaaaaaaagtcactttgcggtgttgtactgacgtagtgcttttattttgaaagagactgtatgcaaactgtacatttcctgtgaaaacataagtgtattttgaaaacagacaatgcatgtaacaggctgaagttgacacggcgtcccagaacgtcaacaaccaacacacccagggtaccttggacgtcatatgtggacgtggaaagtccatgaccaaacgtggacatgtgacgaggtcacagtgaggatgatgatgatgtgtccGGCTACAGCGTAGTGTACGGAGCACGCTCtgatctgatcagttcattcttcAGTCAAGCGCATGTTCAtgccaaatttaaataaattctctcaaggtgttcaCAAGGACGGGATGGACGGAcgaacaacctgaaaacattatGCCTCCGCCCACAGGAAGTGGCGTGGAGACATAATTGCACAACGCAGGTAAGGAGAGTAAATTGGCACGCCGTCCCTGAACATCCAAAACAGACGCAGGTGGACACCTGGAGCGTCATAGTTCAACGTTGAGGTCCACTAACCAAGCGTCAGGATTggacacagtgaggatgagAGTGTGCTGCACGCTGAGTTACACATGATGTCTCAACAGCTCAAcagaacgccccatagcaacagactcgcccatggtttcgtcctaccgccgccattttggactgtcagcagaccgcagcagacccgcttgcatacagaaacacacagacaaactgaagtatatcgctattaattatgcttacagtgctactcacctcgtgatagcttggtcacagctgctttttcacgtttttgtaaagcaaaatatagactttaaaaaaaaacaaaacgaggaAAAACGGccgagatggcatctctacatattacatccacttatgagaagattaacttcattactccttcaaaatcaccccgtaagccaatctaccaaaaaataaaaatttaaaaacaaaaatcaatattttaactacaaacacattaatggcgacgtcacatagtcaggaataaagatttatttacagtttgtacagtaaggggacagtaataataataataataataataataataatatataggctattttaatatgatatattttaatgctaaagcagtaattagttctgatataaatggtccaagagaccatatatgtatatatatatgtatatacagtatatatatagagatagatatatatataaagatatACATGTATATCTAttgggtgaccatattttgatttccaaaaaacagGACACTctgccggccacgacatagcctacttaaatgatactcgcagtttactcaatgaTGCTTTAGGcctataattttaatatatttaaagtttatatgtatggatagaaaattcagttatattacaaaataatatctctcaaagacagaaattcagataggcccaatagggacacatacacacactagagcccgacggtacccgacgggtcgggccgggtttggtcaaaaatgtagctataaattgtattcgagctcgggtcggattcagtcagctttcagtgaaaatgtggtgtaaaaataaataaaatcctattgtctgtcctgtttattgcttgggcactgttatttacgtgacaacacctgaacacaacacacacacacacacacattggctgtttgtttctacctctcccctctatggaagtctcggacctccgccttgattaaacactgaaaataaaataaaagagggagacaggtttttcctattttatcttattttgttttatttctccctctcctctcgctggaagcctcggacctcccgcctcccgctcccctctccgcagctgagcacgcccggcctgttaaatagcctgtaaccactgtgtgacacaaactcagtgttttggtcattaaataatgtcaggCTCGGTtcaggttcggacagaaatatgctgcccgtgccgcactctaacacacacacacacacacacacacctccaaaactggcatattaaatggatattaaaacactttaaaacttacacgtcaggagttcttacctgtcgggatccttcaggaaacggtggaaggccaggtgcggggtgttccattgatagttgttgcagttaattgcactacactgtttgcttttttttctcctctctccttgacatcttgcatgttgtctgggcgcaacagtccaagaTGGTGGCAGCGCTACagcagcgcccctagtggctgttggcagaaattcaatggagcttcgcctcttggtgtCCATGCTCTTTGCTACACCTCAGACTTCAGCAGCTGAACTTTGACCTGTTATTAATCTCACAGCTTTGAGTTAAGAGCTGCAgccatttaaacacatttatataAATATCTCATGTGTCTGCAGGAGTTTGGAGGCGTGACCAGAGATCTGACAGCAGGCTGAACCAatcagagaaggaggaggaggaggatgaaggcagcagctctgtgtaGAGACAGTAAACATCCTCTGATACAAAGCTGTGGTGTTGTTAAAGCTCCAGCGTGTCGGGTTTGAACTGATCTAATGGTTGTGTTCTCGTTCCCTCAGAATGAGACGTTCATATctgagcaggtcctcgtctacagagatcaccatgttgcaccgccatgtttctacagtagcccagagcggacaaaccaaacactgactctagatagagacattcatgtgttcactgggggtgtaacgatccattAATCTGGATCAATATATCGATTTAATGATCAACAGTCCAATCACATCGATGCAAAGcaaaaacatcgatccatatcatcATATTTAGGTcacgcctttattttgaaattctgtgtcactgtcaaacagcagtAGGCTGTCGAATTGATTTAATTTCCTATCGTAATTAAAGTGCAGATTTACTCCTCTAGTTTTCATGTCGGCCACCGCAGTCAGCAGCACCTGCTCCACAAGAGCGTCCGAAATTTCAGTGTGAAATGTCTTCAttgtttctgagaggaagacTCTGAGGATGACTCAGCTCCTCAACAGCATCTGAGGccaaaaacctgcagttcctctaacgtccactagaggctgactccaacagacctccatgttaacatgtagaaatcaacatgtttaaaggggaactaatgtgtttttcaacctgggccctattctCCGAGCTCCTTTTGCCTAAATGAGTGATaagatgttcaatatgtgacatttctccagtacgaagctagggctgacctgcctgcagcccgtgagcgtgagcgcgctatattaaataatagggcactcagacggcatcaaacaacgtcaaaatttGTCTTATTTGTCACTCTTCTGTTTGTGTGAATCATTTTAACGTCTCCGTGTCAGATTATAAATGACATCTGTGTCTCAGTGAAATCAGACTTTctgaaagtgtttttaaaattctttcattgataaaaacaaaaaaacactgtcaGCTGAGTCACTTTAAATAAAGTCTGAAAATCTGGAAACATTATTATTACACCTGaaattaaaactgtaaattCTTCTTCTACACAGAATCCATAAAGTCAGATTATTTCAATAATGAAGTTGAAACATAAAACTGAATCATTAAGATTATCATCTGTTTATtgaacttttgttttgtttgagtcTTTCAGAGATGAtgagcatttttttctccacacagTATAATTTAAGTGTCAAACGTCCCAGCAGacagttttttaattttagataTTTATTTCTCTATTGAAACGAGTCGGCAGGGTCAGAGCTGACGACGAGGAAGATGAGCCAAGTCTTCATCATTTTAACGAAGCTTTTTATTGACCTCTTCATCAGAACTGTGAAGAAACATTAACACACAAGAAACGTGAAGACGAGGAGACTGTAAACACTTAGAAACAAGTTTTTAGCCTAAATTCAAACAGATTCAATGATTCATTAAAAATAGttttatgatgtcatcagggtctGAGATCAGGACCCGCCATGTGCAGGCACATCATTGGCAGAggggtgtgacatcatcaggaggtcggggaaaaacacacaacagagaAACACATTAGTGAAACTGACGGCGTCTGTGACTCAAACACTGGAACATTTATCATGAATGTCAGTGAGCCGCCACCGCCGCTATGTAAGAACACTGTCCTGTTCTCTTTAACATCATATGTCAACAACATCCCGGGagaaattcttcaaatttggcacaaacgtccactttgagtcaacgatgaactgattagattttgaaggtcaaaggtcactgtaactttgtccatctcattcttgagAACATGTGAACACGACATCTCAGAAACcttaagggatttttttttttaatttggcacaaactttcacTGGGGCTCCACGATGAcctgattagactttggtgaTTATCTCTTTaaaggtcaccgtgacctcGTCCATTTCATTCTCGCTAACATGACCTCTCGAGAACACctcaaggttttttttgtttttttttcaaatttggcatgaacgtccacttggactgaacaatgaactgattagactttaGTGGtaaaaaggtcagtgtgacctcgtCTGACTCATCTTTGTCGACACGATGTCTGAAGAATGCCtcaggggaatttcttcaaatatggcacaaactttcacttggacttaacaatgagctgattagaatttgaaggtcaaaggtcactgtgcctttacgtctgtctcattcttctGAACCCTGTGACTCAAGACGGCTTTGATGGGATTTCTATTCAATTTGGCGCAAACGTCAGATTGGACACaagccaaggtcactgtgacctcacaaacgtgtttttggccataactgaaggattcattcactaattctgaccgaacttgacacaaatgtctaacaggataaaataatgaaggtcaaaaggtcaaaggttggTGTCATTATGGTGGCCCTGGTGCATGATGGGAAAGAAGAGGCTCAGTGGTGgtgaaggtcagaggtcagcagaAGTTTTGGGTCAACATGTCccacaggcagcagcagcacagagcagctGAACATCCTGCCAGACACGATTCGGCTCCGTCAGCGCCGCCGTCGTCATAGTTTTGATCGACCACGAACACTGcggacagacagcagcaggttACACTGATGTGACGAGtgtcatgtgtgtctgtggtgtgaACTGAGGACAAACAGGTGAGaccagtgtgtgtttggactCCCTGACCCACCTGTGTGTTTCGGCTGCTCTCCGTACATTTTAGGGCCCTCCCAGGGGCCGCTCTGGTACCCCTGGTACCCAGGCTGAGTCAGGTATGGCCCCGGGGGCACCGGGGGCCCCTGGGGTCCAGCCGGTCCTTGGTAGTAGGAGAGGTCTCCTCCACCTGTGTAAGTCTGAGGGAAGGTCTGTACAggacacaggtgagacaggtgTGGTTGTTGTCATGGTAACACAGGAGTGTTTGAAGGTGAttacatggttacgtttagccaacacacacacacctggttacgtttagccaacacacacacacctggttacgtttagccaacacacacacgtggttacgtttagccaacacacacacacctggttacgtttagccaacacacacacacctggttacgtttagccaacacacacgtggttacgtttagccaacacacacacgtggttacgtttagccaacacacacacacctggttacgtttagccaacacacacacgtggttacgtttagccaacacacacacacctggttacgtttagccaacacacacacctggttacgtttagccaacacacacacacctggttacgtttagccaacacacacaactggttacgtttagccaacacacacacacctggttacgtttagccaacacacacacctggttacgtttagccaacacacacacctggttacgtttagccaacacacacacgtggttacgtttagccaacacacacacacccggttacgtttagccaacacacacacacctggttacgtttagccaacacacacacgtggttacgtttagccaacacacacacacctggttacgtttagccaacacacacacacctggttacgtttagccaacacacacacgtggttacgttaagccaacacacacacgtggttacgtttagccaacacacacacacctggttacatttagccaacacacacacgtggttacgtttagccaacacacacacacctggttacgtttagccaacacacacacctggttacgtttagccaacacacacacacctggttacgtttagccaacacacacaactggttacgtttagccaacacacacacacctg from Epinephelus lanceolatus isolate andai-2023 chromosome 11, ASM4190304v1, whole genome shotgun sequence includes these protein-coding regions:
- the LOC117264835 gene encoding uncharacterized protein LOC117264835 — translated: MSNDNPPPYVPPVPGGPSAPGFSSAYSSQPATFPGSPYQTFPQTYTGGGDLSYYQGPAGPQGPPVPPGPYLTQPGYQGYQSGPWEGPKMYGEQPKHTVFVVDQNYDDGGADGAESCLAGCSAALCCCCLWDMLTQNFC